TTTCGAAATGAACTGCGGGTTTGATGTTGGAGTAGATAAGATAAGAATTGACTATATTCTCTTTGCATATTGCTTGTTTGACCGTAAGAGGTTCACCTCCTTATCTCTGGGTTGTTTGTACCTGTCTTCCAGTAGACGCCGCCGAGGTACTGAGTGCCGACCCCATCGACCTCCAGTACGTTCCCATGGAGGCCCATTTCTGTCCCGTTCCTAAACTCCTGGTGGCTGCACCAATGACGCTGAATCCAGTAAGCCTCTCCCGTAATCCCACAACCTAATCAGGTCCATCTCTCATGCAACATGTGCCCAAACAACAGAAAATGAATGCAACAAACGTGTGCCTAATCAGTATATCCTTAACGGGCAATACATTCATCCTCATGTCAGAGATTCCCACTTCATTTGACGTCAACAGAGGTTTGTTGATATTGAAACAGGCAATACTTAAGCTTGGACCTACAACTGTTTAAGGAAGCATGCCATCTCGATGCAAGGAGCGTGCGGATGCTGAATCAGGAGATGGAGCGCTCTCGTAACTCACAGCCATACGAATACATGCAAACCAATTAGCTGAGAAGAGTGAATTCTCTGGAGGTGAACATAAGATTTCAGAGCCGACTCGTTTGATGTATGGTAAGAGGTGGAGTCGATGCAGATCATCAGCAGACAGAATGTTTCTCCGTCGCAGAATGTGAAAACCCAGAGTGTGTGAGAGCGACACCTAATGAAATTTTACATAGTTGTGGTGGTGGTAATTTCTTTCACATTTAATTATGACTAATGAACGTGGCacgttttatttcatgtttgcatttcaaaatgtcaaaaaaaatgttatttgaaaatgATTGATGCTTTTGTAAGATACTGATACTGATTCTAATGATTACTGATTTAGGTTTTTCGTTAAGAGGTTTTCAAAATGTCGTTGTTCTGAAGTGTGTGGACGTCGTCCCCCCCAGCCCATCCCCCCAGTTCTTCTGTACCCATCTGACTTACATTTTATCATAGACTAAGAAAGTATACCTTTGTAGCCTTTCAGAATCTTTCATCTACTTAGGGATGTGTGTTGTTGTGAGTTTTTCTTGAAAGAGTATTATTTGTTTAATGACTTTCCAACAGGCTAAAGCTGGTCTACTGAGATAAGTGTTACTGTTCATGCCTGAAGTATCTCACCTCACATTTCAAGCTCCACATCGAGACGGTCAAAAAGAAGATTGGTTCACATACTCATACCTCCATTTAAAAATAGAACTGCCTTAAGCAGACTAAATATGAGCACTTCCTGTTGCGCAGTGTGATGCACACTGAAATGTAAGGTCTGATTGCAGGCCTTCTGGATGTATAAGATGTCTCGTTGAGAAAATTTTAACAggactttatttttattccagctggaatgttttttgcaaatatttcttATTGTCTGATGTTCTGGATATTCAAATACTCTAAAAATAGTCATGCTTATTCACTTTTTAGATTATATATTGCATTTCTTCAATTATTGGGTGAATTTCATGAAAACAGTCAAAAAGTCATattccaggtcatatttcatacCAAAAGcagacaaattttttttattttttttgacaattagGCAGTCCTATTGCATTACCATAATGCAACAAATCTGTTTTATAACTGTAATGTGCAATAAATacctacaaaaacacacataaatacacataaaaactaTCACAAATAAACACGTTCAAATtctttctaaaacaaaataaaacaaaaaaaaaataccaaaaaatttcaaaaaaacaatcatttccTGTTATATAGTAAAAATGAACTAGTAAAAATTATAgaagataaaaacaaatgcaattgaTCCAGTGCaaaaacatataatgcattaCGGAAATGtagtttaattgtcatgaaaatgaagAAAGAGGCATATGCAAAATcagattttctttgttttgattttggtgtgaaatgtgacattttcatAAAATTCTCACCATGTCTATCTCTTGTAGACAAACCCCCTTCTGATGGCTGGACTGTCTCTGCCCAAATCCATGCTCTGCCCCACCTGCTGTGTGACAGTCTGTTCGTCTCCACTTTTTGTTCAGCCATGTTTGGTGCATCCCTGAGTACTATAAGATCAGTTCTCAGTGTCCATTAGTTGCCAAAATTATTCTTTAAACTGCATGTTTAGTGGTTTACACACTCATATTTATAACAGATTGGCACACATTTAATCCcaatcatttaaataatgagATATGCAAAATCCTTTCTAGAAGTCAGAGACTGGTACCTGATTTGAATATCCAGCGTCTCTCCCATTAGTTTGCTGTATTCAGCAGCATATGCGCCCCCTGCACTGACATGTCAAGTGCACTGCTTTTGTGCCAGTGACTCTCAGACAGGTCGCCCTGTGCCAATCACTGGTGAGCTCAGACTGCACAATCAGGCTTTGACATGCCAAAGTCATGAGCCAGATGGATTCAAATTGCAATATTGCAAATGTGCCCACCCAAGCGACAAATCTAAACCTATTGGAGCAAGCTATTATCTTGCGCTTTGTTTTGAAACATCTCAGTTATCGCCCCCGTTCATTAGGCGAGTCCTACAGTTGGGAAACTGACAGAAGGGCGGTTTTCAGCAGCTGTTTTTATTACTGCATCAGTGTGCACCCGCTAATAGAGTTCCGGTCTCTGCCAACCAAGAGCTCTATTAGATTATTGCCATAATACATTATTGATAGTTTATCCATGGAGGAAACATGGAAACTGTGTCAGACGGACGATACACAGAGGTCTGCAATCCATTAGGGGAGTTTCTTTGCCCATTTGACTTTGAGATAGACGGCCGATTGAACTCTTTAAGTTGttcttgtgtttgttgtgttcatGTGCGAACAGGTTTAAATCACTGACTGTGTCCTTACTTTCAAAAGTCGGCAGACTCTAAAATGCAAGGGCGTAGATGACCGTGTGACATCGGAATATTTGGACTGTGAGCTGAAAGCTGCGGCTCTCGTGTAGACATgttacaattaaaagaaatttTGATTCTTTTCAGACCGGGTACTTAGAAAAGGCCCTCATCAGCCAAAGCTTCATTTACGAGCCCCACCGAGGGCCTTTACATGCATATATGAATGTGACATTTAAGACAGAGAGAATGTCACGAGAGGTTTTGGATGCCTGTCTCACCATTTCTCTCGAACAAAACTACAACCTTTCTCAACATATCAAGGAAGTGAAAGCCTCCCAATGCCATCCACTGTTGATGtacaaaaagagacagaaaaagcgTTTTTCGTCACTTATCTCAAAGACCCTTCTCTAAACTCTTGTCTCCTTTGGGACAGCCATGTTGTTTCAACGGCGTAACCCCAAGAGAGAGCCATAAAGCTGATTTTATGACCTAAAAACATCATGGCAACTTTTTTGCTGATCAGCACACACACTATGTAGGCCAAACACAAGTGAAACGATATCATACAGCGGTGGTCTAAACCAAGTCAAAATCAGAGCGAGATGATAGTATACTGTGTTATAACTGAAATGGGTTCTGTATTGTAAACATCTCTGTATAATGTTCATGTGTTTTAAGCTTGTTTTACGAAATACTGGGGCAAGTACGTGTGGATTCCTTTAGGAACGATCTCTACTGTTTATTGATGTGTTTGGATTGTGTTTTGTAATTCAGATCCATTGCCCAGCCAAGGTGTAGAAGCtcctttctctgtctctgtctgtctctctctctcatataaaGAATTATGCCTTCTCCAACTGCAATCCAGCTGGAATCAACGAAATACttgataaagaaaaaacaatgtgcCTCATCGGGGGCTTTAGCATTTAAAGTACTCACTTTTTAAGAAGTGTGCATACCTGCATAAAGTAGTTAGCTAGAATAATCTGTGTACGTATTACAAACGCATCGTCAACGTCATTCTAGTTTTTCACATTATTGACCTTCGTAACGGTACCTGTTTTAACTATACCCTCACGACTTCATGTTACGGCGTGTTGTTTTGACACAGCTGTCAATGGGTAGTTTAAGTTTGATCATTAGCGTTACTCGGTTTACCTTACCTTACATCGTAAAGTCTGTCATCGCATGAAATTAAGATAATCTGAATAATCTACATCATAGTTTGTGCAGTTAgtggtttaaaatgaaaaaaaaaacaatctatatatatctatatatcaataTACACATTTGTATGTATTACAATGATAGATTCATTGTTACCTATGATAGTAAGTTCTTGTTGCTATGGCAACAAAACTACAACATGGCTACCTTTGTATAtcttaattgtgaattttttcaCACTTCAAGTGAAATAATGTACAACGTTAACTTATTCAGAAAGGGAATGTGTTCTTAAGTTGTCTTGGAAAAAGAGATGATTgactattttgtaaaattatatatatatataagcgtaTATATATACAGACTTGTGAGATACTTTATGTCCAAAGGCCCTTTGGAGACATCATacgttatttctgttttaatgattattatttttctattggGGTTGCTGATCACTTTTAGATAAGAACCAGATCTTTACGTAAACAGCATCTGAGCTTTTGAACTAATCTGATGGATCAATTTGGGGGAAAGAGACTTTCTAGTCTCATATTTGGTCCGAAAAGGTTTGCCGGTTTTTATAAACAACGCAGCCCTGTGATGTCAGTAACGGGACGTTATCAGCCACACGTGAGCCCCTGATTTAAGTCTCTGGCCCCCTCTGGCCCACCCAGACTGCACCCCAGCTGTGCTGGGACCTGGTGACTCGCGTCACCCCCATCAGTGTACGAATGTGTGTTATTCACCTTGTTTGCACTTATGTAcataactgattcaaaatattcagaatttattttgaatatacatagatgaataaatatatatatgtagaagAGCAGATTCAAATCAAATGTCTGTATCGTTCGAAATACAGGTAAACAGTTATCCTTTTAAAGGGTTGTCAAAGAGATAGATGCTGTTTCGCTGGGGTGTCGAGGaatttgttgtttgttctgtttGCTAATGCCCTTGTTCTCGTCGTTAAGCATGATACTGCATTTTGCGGAGAAAATGATGTCAAAAAAGGCTTTGTAGTTTTGCGTAGCTTACGAAAGCGCAGCAGCCTGTGCACTGTGCCAGCTCGCGTCTGATCCTGAGGTCCAGAAACCAAAGAACGGCCAGCTTGTTTCTCTTTTACCTCTGTCGTGCGGTTTTGTTTTCTGCTGTGTGTAGTCCCGTGGGACGCGATGAAGGCGGGGTGGGGGGTGTAATAACGCTCTGCCCCCTACAGGAAGACCAGGAGGGGCAGCGTAAAGAGCACCTCAGGGTCAGACCGCAGCTGGAAAGCATTGCTGCAGGgtacacaaaataacatatttcagtTTTCCATTTGTTGTGCACTCACCAAGACCCACAAATAACCTGAAAATCTCACAGGATATCCTCAATCAAAATTGCTCCAAAATCTGACGTGAAATCGCCAGACAGAACACTCTGTTGAAGAAAACTTGTACATTCTGTGCTCTACAGTTGCTTTGGAAGCCGATAATTTTGTTTGGCGGCAATCCATGGCACTTGCCCTATTAGTGAGGGAGAGACTGAGTCTTTTGTAGGTTCTTGCATATAGACGCACCTTTGGACCAATCGATTATGGTCCTCAGCCTTTTGACTGTAAAGCTGAGGTAGCACTTAGGACTTAGCATAGACTAAGGGATCCCGACTTGCATCCAGAAGCTGAATGCGAACATAGGGGTGCTCCTTTTACCACTGTGCTTGACAGAGAAAATCGACAAACACTCTTCTGCTGTCCATTATCCTGTGCCTAAACATTCGGTGTGATGTGAAAGGACTGGTCTGTCGAGAAAGCCATTGAGGTTAGACTTCCACCTTACTGTGCCCTGCATTCACTCACGTCATTTCTGTGACTGGAACCCTAACGTCAATGGTTCGTGTTTTAACGTGTAGACGTCCCTGAGACTGGAGCATCACATTAATGTTGTACAAAGCTGTATAGTTTCGAATGAAATCGCTCATCGATGCAGAAGTTATGTCCCTTTAAAGGCATCGGCTGACGTTCGGTGACCGACGCTGATGCCTGTGTAAATGCTATTGTGTGTGTGGAACCGTTCAAAGAATGTCTACATTGTTTCAAAGCCATATGTAATAGattcctctctctcccactgtagGACAAGATAAAACTGAATGCTTTGACTCTTTATATGAAATGCTTCTCTTTCTATTTAGCTTATTGTGCTTGTATGTGCTTCAAGAACTGTGCTTCTTGTCAATCCCTTTGCGATATATAAATGTATGGAATATATACATACTTAAGatttctgttctttttgtttgacattttaataaagcaCTTAAAGGCATTTTTGGACcgtgtttgctgtgtgttttttccTGGTTGTATTCACAGAGTGCTCTACAGAGAcgtcaacaaaacaaataattggATTAAAGAATTACAGTGTcttaagttaattttattaactgtaCAAAACTATTCCAAACACTGGACATGCCAAGATAATGTCATTAGTTTTCCTGATTCCCAAGCCAAGGCCACTAATAGAGGATCACTTCATGATTACACAAAATACATGATTACTTTAAATTGTCagtgatattaataatatatgttcATCGattgctttttttccatttttcttttctttgatctCATTTTACAATATGATTGTGTTTTGGACATGTTTAGCTTAGGTTTCCTTCCAGCTATAGAGGCTTCAGATTATAAAATACTTAGGCctaaatagttacattttatcTGTCTGTAAATATAGTCTCAGTGTAGAATATATTGGagggtttttatattaaaaataaaaataaataaataaaatagcactaaaaatactaatatttttatgaattatattaattatttaataagtcATATGCAGTAATTAGATTCCAGCTTTAAcgaacatactgtatatactaatTTAAAGTTTTTGCCACTAATTTCCCTGAAGATGACAGTGGAATGATTCACAAAAATGAAActaatttaaattcttttaaaattgcTATCCTCTAACTCACATTTTTGTTAGAGTGATATGATTTCCGGCGGATGTTTATTGGTCAGTTTGAGGCGTGTGAGAAAAAGAGGAGCTCCTCGGAGGGGCCGCCTCATttccgcgaatcggttctttcgaacaattcatttcaaaagaaccggttcaaaaaccTATCCGTTGGTGTTAGCGCGTAATTGCGTCATAACGGCCTGAAAACAACCAAAAAAGGTTTTCTAATAGGAGTAGGCTATTTCATGTGTGCCGTTCGTTATTCAGTGTATGAAACAAAGTCATGTAAAAGATAAATGtgcattatagtttacattaatcagtactaaaattatatttttggaaaaCGTTCTAAATTAGTCATTTATCATAACCAACTACGTGCTGATAAAACCGCAGTACAGTATAGTCGTAAACATTTTTCCTTAACGGTTTTTGTAACATTTCTGCTAATTGGCTATTAACTCAAAGCCGATCAAATCCTTGTGAATCTGTGTAATCTGTGAATCAATTCAACCGATTCACTGAAGAGATTCGACTCGGCCGAACAGTTCGTTGTTCACGCTAGCGTGAGAGAAGAGTTCcgctcgctgctgctgctgctgtctgggGCCGATATGCAGAGGCGGGCCGGGGAAAAGAGGCAAAAGAAGGGAAGGAAAGACAGGATTCCGAGGCGTTAAGGAtctcagagcaaaaaaaaaactaaaccccGGTGATTATATTCGTCGCTCAGAAGCGGTATTAAAGCAAAAAGGGCCGTTTTTATGTGAGTGCAGCCTCGCTCTCTTTGAGAAGCACTAGCCAGCTAACGCTAGTCATGTAGCGCTTCATTCACACGAACGCCAAACATGGACACGACTGCACACAATACATGTGTTTTACATCGCCTCTGTGGCTAACAAACTCTCGGATGAACGCATCCCAATGGCGATAGAGCGCAGACGGAGGGGCGTTGTGGATTTAGCTAGACATCCACCCAGAGAAAACACTCTCGTCCTCTGTTGAATCTGTGGGCTTTGATTCGCTCGAACCCGATACAAGTGCTCCCGCGTTGTTGTTTTGGTCATAAAGCTCCTCGATAAGAAGTGCTgtggtattttaatttttttatggccGTTGCTGAGCTCATAAAGTTAGCTGTAGTTTAATCCTGGACCAGACCAAATGAAGGAGTATAAGGTGGTTGTGCTGGGCAGCGGCGGCGTGTGGGCAAAGTCCGCACTCACGGTCCAGTTTGTGACCGGGACATTCATAGAGAAATATGACCCGACCATCGAGGACTTCTACAGGAAGGAAATCGAGGTGGATTCGTCCCCCTCGGTGCTGGAGATCCTGGACACAGCTGGGACCGAGCAGTTCGCGTCGTCCATGCGAGATCTGTACATCAAAAACGGCCAAGGCTTCATTCTAGTCTACAGTCTCGTCAATCAGCAGTCGTTTCAAGTGAGTATTGCATCTCATGTCTGGCTCAGCTAGTACAACTAATGGACTTTTGAGGTTTTTAGATTAGGACATCCTTACCACTGTTACCAAATTACCACAACTGAAGTCAGAAAATCACTCTAGCAAGGAAACTCCTGTGATTTAGGAGAGCTCCAAACCTTAGCCATCTCTGGTAAACTGTAAATGAAAGGAAATCAAAAATATGTCTCTTTTAAAAGTAGTTCATGGCATACATGCAACAGGTTGAAACCTCTTATATTTAAATGATCTCACACACCCACTTTTttcatcatgtgttttttttttttttttacttttattatgcaaCTCTTTCTCATAACACAAGTGTACATAACATTTTGTATTACTTGTACAAGAaaagcattttattcaaaaaaaaaaacagaactcaGAAAAAGTAAATCATGATATAAGGAACAACAGCACTGGAAGGGATCCTATTacacaaaagaaatacaaaaataagattattattaacaAGCCTTCTATTTGAAGCCAGATATAGtgcagaaaaaaaactatattctaAATGCATggtattgatcttattgtgaacatttcatctgtgcatgtttcatttataaaaatggttTAATCAATCCCATCATTAAGTCCACTTAAACCCACCCCTACAAGCTCCTTTGCCTTCACTTGTGtctctcaaaatccaatcaaaatCAAAGCACAGAACCGAGGCCACGCCcaacattttgtctttttcattaatTCGTTTCATTTGGATGCacgtcacaatacagaagaaaagatctgtccccacttccatttcattgcaactttaagaCTGTTAATTTCACCATAAACTGACTTATTTGGAGCCCTTAGTTTTAACTTTCTTATGTAATATACATTACCTTCTCTCTCTGCTCCGCAGGACATCAGACCCATGCGGGACCAGATCGTTCGTGTGAAGCGCTTCGAGAAGGTGCCTCTGATCTTGGTGGGGAATAAGGTGGACCTGGAGTCCGAGCGGGAGGTGGCGGGCTCTGACGGACGTGCCCTCGCACAAGAGTGGGGCTGCCCCTTCATAGAGACCTCAGCCAAGAGCAAGAGCATGGTTGATGAGCTGTTCGCTGAGATTGTGAGGCAGATGAACTACACCTCTTTGCCCGAGAAGCAAGAGCAGTGCTGCACCGCCTGCATTGTGCAATGAGCGTCCTGGCCTTACCTTGTCCAGGTATGAAAGTGCAAAAACATGAGGAAAAAAAGCAAACTAACATTCAGACTTTCTAGTGTATTCACATGTCACTACACTTCACACTCACCATCAATCCAACAATCCACCAACCTAACCATCTATCTAACTATATACAAAAAtccatctctctctatatatatctatctatatatatatatatatattatatctatctatctatctatatatatatatatatatatatatatatatatatatatatatatatatatatatatatatatatatatatatatgggagaTAAGTTtctcatctatatatatatatatagatatatatagatatatatagatataaatacaaTTGAGGATAGCAGCTCTCTAGGCTGACAGCTCTGTTATCATTGGATCGCACCAAGAATGTGGCATGAAGAATAAAACTGCTTAGTCCCAATACCAATGAGGTGAAGCATGAAAAGACTGTGCTGTCTGGACTAGCAGTCAGGCACATGAGAACAGGGACAATCTTTGTGAATAAAGAGGAAAACCGAACATCCTGAATGGAAAGTGATGTCGCAAAACAGGAAATGGTCTTCTGGAGAATTTTAGGATGACCCAGATGTGCCATTTTAATGGTGTctttatgtaaacaattttttatagTCTTATTCAAACGTTTTGCTTATGTAAGATGTTCTAAGTCAAACAGATCATCTTACATCAAACAGGTTCATTTATTTGGAAGTTAAATTCCGAAGACCATGCCTAGTATCTTATAATGCTATAGATATCATCTTATCCACCTTCGTTTTCAACGCAGAAGTAagctatttttttgtaaatgtgcttAAATTCCTGTTCATTAGCCAcgatggataaataaatatagaataataaagtgcaataaatggtaaaaatatttgtgctacaaacctgtgtattaaagggatattttgaagaatgttggtaaacataCAGTTGCTGGttgccattgatttccattgtttgtttgttttttcatacaatggaagtcaatggctaccagcaactgtttggctgccaaaattcttcaaaatatcgtcttttgttttcaacaggagaaataaactcatacaggtttcaaACAACTTAAGAGTGAATaaattgtcaattttatttagttatttttatttatttattttttttggagtgaactgtccctttaagaatgatgacaagaatttaaaataataagaaataccagtttgcaatatcaagcagaaTAACAAAGTGTTTTATACAGCTAAGGTAACGCCCAAGCACATTAGTCACAGATGGCCGCGCCCACTCTTGGATATGGGTTTTTTTGTGACTACAGCACATTTGTCATTTCTGTCTTTCTTAGACACGTGATCCAGATGGACGCTCTCTTGAACCAATCTCTGATCGTACGACCCTCTGAGCCACACCTGTGCCACTGAGCCCCTTGAACTCTGACACTTAAGACATCTGGCCAAGGCTTGGTTTTGCTGTCCAGAAATAAATCATCGCAGGGTCTTCAAAACTCAAATCCACCGGGTCTGGATTGTAGAGCACATATACAATATCTTCAAGTTATGTTTTGGTTACTGGAAACAAGTCAAATTCTGCGAATTGGAGCACAGAAAACTTTTGGGAAATGGGGATATCTGTGACAGGGCTATTAATAGCTATTTTTCTTATATAGGGTTATGATGAGCAGGTCAGCTCAGGGCTATAATACCCCTGGAGATGCTCCGTTGTAAATGTtccctgttttttcttttaacatattAAGTTTGATATCTAAGTTGTAACAGCCATTATGCAGGTTTGAGACCTCAATATCTAACGTTTCTCCcccatttggattttttttaaactactggTATGTATGCTTTCTCTCCTAGGACTCTATTTATTAAAGTCTTTAATTACCGAGATagataaatattgcatttt
The Cyprinus carpio isolate SPL01 chromosome B14, ASM1834038v1, whole genome shotgun sequence DNA segment above includes these coding regions:
- the LOC109079072 gene encoding ras-related protein Rap-2c-like, with translation MKEYKVVVLGSGGVWAKSALTVQFVTGTFIEKYDPTIEDFYRKEIEVDSSPSVLEILDTAGTEQFASSMRDLYIKNGQGFILVYSLVNQQSFQDIRPMRDQIVRVKRFEKVPLILVGNKVDLESEREVAGSDGRALAQEWGCPFIETSAKSKSMVDELFAEIVRQMNYTSLPEKQEQCCTACIVQ